The nucleotide window CGGTCCGGAGCAGCGTGGTCATTCTTCGAGCAAACGCTAAGCGGCGCTGGGCGTCGCGGCCGTACACCTTGATCGCCTTGATGTGCCGAACTGCGCACACGGCCATCATCTGGCTCTCGGCTTGCCAACCCGTGCCGTACACCCCAAGCACATCGGCGGACTCGCGCGACATGTACTTCGTAGCTACAGCCGACGCCGCGCCCGTTCGCATTTGTCCCAAGCGATCGGCTTCGATCATCGCTAACATATCGCCGGTCTCGGATTCGTAGAGCAAGACCAGGAACCGCGCGCCCTTTTTCGAAGCAGTGTAGACCTTCAAGCCGTAGACCCCCAGCCTTCGATCGCCGGCCGCAAGCACGTGCAGTTGCGACGTTGGCGTTGCCACTCGGTAGCGCGGTCTGTTGGTCGCTTGCCCCTCGGCTTGATCGCGCAAGACTTCTTCAACGGCGGCGATCGCCGTCTCGATGTCGAGCAGTTCAGTTACGTGTTGTTCTCTTAGTAGTAGTGCCATATTCAGTGCGACCGGAGACCGATGACCGCCGACCGGTCATCGGTCGTCCGTCGTCCGTCGTCCGTCGCTCCCCTCACTTCGCCCAATACCCCGACCGCGCGCGCACAGTCGCATCGCGCGCGCGAGTCTCGACTCTTATCGATCGCCAGCCGCCATCGCGCGCCTTGTTAGCCGGGTAGTAGCCGATCGAATACTGCGAGCGCAGATCATCAGCCACCTGCTTGTAGACGCCGGTCAAATCCGTAAGCGATCGCACCGGATAAACCCGTCCCCCCGTGCGCTCGCCAAGATCGCGCAGCTCGCGCCGCGAAAGCGTGTACAGCCCGGCATTGATCTCGCGAAGCGTCTGCGGCGTCAAGGTTTCACGCGGGCGAAACCGCTGCAGCGATTCACGGTCGTGCGCTTCGTAGTAACGATCGATCTGACTTTGAGAAAAGTTAACATAGCCGCTATCGCTCTTCGGCTTGAGCAACCCTTGAAGCGTCGCGCCCTCGGTGCTCAACTCCAGGAAGTAAACAGATGCGTCGGACTTCTCGGCCAGCGGCGCAATGTCTTTGAATTTCATCTTACTGGTCGAATCGACTCCGTCAGACATGCAAACGATCGCCTTCCGTCCCTCGACTTGCTTGAACGGGCTCTCTTCAACAGCCAGATACAAGGAATCGTAAAACGAGGTGCCGGTTTTGTTGGTGAATCGATAGCCGTCTTCGCCTTCGGTGGTGACGATGCCCTCGATCGCGCTGGAGACTTCCGCGCGAGGGTCGGTGAACTCGGCAATCATCTCGACCTCGCGACTGAAGACAATCACGCCCACGCGGTCATCAAAGCGGAGTTCGCCCAGGAAGTTCCTGGCGGCGCGTTTTATCAACGCGATGTCGTCGCGCGTCGAGCCCGAGATATCCAGCAACAGCAGCAACGTAAACGGATCTTCAGTGGCTGCGAAATGGGCGATCTTCTGTTTCACTCCGTCTTCGTAGATGGTGAAATCGCCGGCCTTAAGGGCTTTGTAGGCGTGGCTGTTCGCTCCGGTAACCGAAGCGGTCACCGTTACGAGGTCAGTCTTGAGCCTTATCGGCTCGTCCTGATCGCGCGATTGCCGGTCCTGCGCGCGGGTGGTGAATTGGAAAGCGAGGATAAGAATGAGAAGCCAGTACGCTGGCCCGCGAGCTCTCGACATTTCAACCTCAAGAATTTGCCTGATGAATCAATCCTATCCCAGAAAATGTCAAAAGGAAAAAGCACATTGAAGTCATTTGGACTGCGGCGGCACCCTGCTACATTTCGCTCGGGCAACACCTACGCCGCCGCTTTCGCTT belongs to Acidobacteriota bacterium and includes:
- a CDS encoding ornithine cyclodeaminase family protein codes for the protein MALLLREQHVTELLDIETAIAAVEEVLRDQAEGQATNRPRYRVATPTSQLHVLAAGDRRLGVYGLKVYTASKKGARFLVLLYESETGDMLAMIEADRLGQMRTGAASAVATKYMSRESADVLGVYGTGWQAESQMMAVCAVRHIKAIKVYGRDAQRRLAFARRMTTLLRTEVLAVASPEEAARGCSIIVTATTSREPVFKGEWIEPGTHINAAGSNFLSKAEIDVETIRRASVIAVDSIEQSKIEAGDLMPAIERGVISWESVTELGRIVAGRDQGRRGEDDITVFKSNGIALEDISTALRVYNLARERSVGEEIDLWRR
- a CDS encoding VWA domain-containing protein; translation: MSRARGPAYWLLILILAFQFTTRAQDRQSRDQDEPIRLKTDLVTVTASVTGANSHAYKALKAGDFTIYEDGVKQKIAHFAATEDPFTLLLLLDISGSTRDDIALIKRAARNFLGELRFDDRVGVIVFSREVEMIAEFTDPRAEVSSAIEGIVTTEGEDGYRFTNKTGTSFYDSLYLAVEESPFKQVEGRKAIVCMSDGVDSTSKMKFKDIAPLAEKSDASVYFLELSTEGATLQGLLKPKSDSGYVNFSQSQIDRYYEAHDRESLQRFRPRETLTPQTLREINAGLYTLSRRELRDLGERTGGRVYPVRSLTDLTGVYKQVADDLRSQYSIGYYPANKARDGGWRSIRVETRARDATVRARSGYWAK